One Coffea eugenioides isolate CCC68of chromosome 2, Ceug_1.0, whole genome shotgun sequence genomic window, AGTGCTGAATGTAGCTACTTAGTTATTTGAGAATTAGCGATAAGTGCTAATTAATTTTCAGATCTGACTTTAGTTTCAAGTTGCTGTAAGTATTGACTGTAAATTTGATGATCTCACAAGCATGGATAATGTGATTCAGTGCGAATTTagctttttttttgtggaattAGATAGGAAGTTGAAGTAATTTTCATATCCGGTTTATGAACAAGTTTGCAGGACCTTTTTTTCCTTCTGTACAgtattctttttttgttttttgttttgtttttggttcAAATTGTTAATCAAACTATTTGTATAGGTGCTTCTTATTGTCATGAGTGGTGTTTATAGGGTAAAGAATGTTGAATCATCTGCATGATTTAGTGCAGAGTATATAGTGAGGATGCTTTTGCCTTATGTGTTGTTTTACTGATCATGTGTTTCCATCTGAATACTTCTTCATACTTGCAGATATGTGTCTTTTATTTGGTTCTCCGTGCACTCGACACTGTAGGTATGCTTGCTATGCATGATGGCTTTCTATTTTGTAAACTTtaataaactttttttttgtggggaaATATTACCATCTATAACaatcatttcttcttcttcttggacAGAGGATGATACAAACATTGCTACAGAGGTTAAAGTACCCATTCTAATGGCTTTTCATCGTCACATTTATGATCGTGAATGGCATTTTGCATGTGAGTTGTCTCAATCTCGACAGTTGAAGTGATTTTAAAACCATTATTATCCTCAAACTATCCCAGGATTTCTTGTTCGTCAATGTTAGTATGCTATGGtgtttagtgatttattcagtTGGAAACACTGATTTCATTAAGTGCAAGAGGGATAATGAAAAAGCAAATTCAAAAAACCATAGAGAACCAAGTTGACCATTGATTCTTCAATTTTGTACTCCTGgcaaatgattttttgttttgcttAAAACCTTCAGACTGTAGGATTATGCTTTGTTGGTACTTGTTTTATGTACATTATCACCTTGTTTTAGATTgttcaatttattttttttttctaattgttAGGTGGTACAAAGGACTACAAAGTTCTGATGGACCAATTCCATCATGTTTCTACTGCCTTTTTGGAGCTTGGAAGCAGGTTTCACCTTCCCTACCATTTTCTTTATAATACTGTAAAGTTCTGAATTGGTACAAATGTACTGATTGCTTGTGTCATTTATGCACGAGAGATTATTTAATAAGATAACTATCTAATCTTTCTCATAATTTACATATTTGTTAACTTGAAGTTTCTTCAATGGATTTGATTCTTGCTTGAGATTTTATTGTTGTTACATTCTGCAGTTATCAGAAGGTAATTGAGGATATTACCATGAGAATGGGAGCTGGAATGGCAAAATTTATTTGCAAAGAGGTATGTGAAAACAATTGGGTGGGAGGTAATAGCATTGGTGGTATAACATGGTAACTTTATCAATCGATTTTCATTTGGAAAAGAGCTGATAGACTGTTGGATGTGTTGCTTCTGCCATGCATTTCTGCCAATTTCACCTCTCTCTTAACTGCTACCACTAATACTACTGACAATCTTTAGATATTTGAGAAATTTATGCTAAGCTCTTTAAATTAGAGATGACCTTGAACCGTAGATTATACTGCCTCATTTTAGGGAACTTACCAATAGATAGAGTAGAGATAGAGCATCCTAATTCTTGAAATCTCTAAGGTTTTATTGTTTTGCATTCCTAGTTTATTTTTTAGTAGAGAACACACGTGTATGGGACTGAATTTACTCTTCTAATTTGCATGCTGGTCGCAAAATGTATGTCTAGCTAATGATTGAGGATTACGATTTTGGCAAGAATGGAGACACAAGTATTTTATCAGGCTGACTCTTATATGTGATCCCTTTGTCTTGCAGGTGGAGACAACTGAAGACTATGATGAGTATTGTCATTATGTTGCTGGACTTGTGGGGTTAGGTTTATCAAACCTTTTCCACGCCTCTGGAAAAGAAGATATGGCCTCAGATTCCCTCTCAAATTCAATGGGTTTATTTTTACAGgtatttgatttgaaattttgtagcaagCAGCTTCGTCACTTAATCCTGCTCATTTTGAAGCTCATATATCTTTTTAATTTGGAAATATATTAGCCAACTTGAAAacttttgcattaaatttcagAAAGTAAACATCATTAGGGACTATTTGGAGGACATAAATGAGATTCCGAAGTCACGCATGTTTTGGCCTCGGCAGATATGGAGCAAATATGTCAACAAACTTGAGGTACTGCTCCTCTGCGGTTTATTTTTTCTGTATCTCTTACTAGTCATCTTTTTTAATTCATGGCGTTTATGTAAAGTTGATTGTTTGACGCGAATTATATTGCTAAATATTTGGTAATCCGGTTGGATTCCTTTGTAATTGGCATCTCTATATGTTTTGATCTGCAGGACTTAAAGTACGAGGAGAACTCAGACAAGGCAGTGCAGTGCTTGAATGACATGGTTACAAATGCTCTAATGCATGCAGAAGATTGCCTCAAGTACATGTCTGCTTTGCGAGATCCTGCTATCTTCAAATTTTGTGCTATTCCACAGGTATAACCTTTTGTTAACCTGCTTGCTCTTGTATCCTGTTATTCATGTTTTCTTTGGTATGTAACTCATTTCTCACTCGAAATGGTGCATTGACTTTTGTCTTACTTGGCTTTTAACTGATACAAGAATGAAGAATTTACTTCTCTGATAAAGCAAATTGTGGCAAGGTTTCTTGCCATGTCTATGGTATTTTGCTGTGCATAGTAGATTGTGTTACGATGAGAACTTAGTTTGCATTAGATTCCAGGGGAGGAGGCTTCAAAAGCATATTAGGTagaattttc contains:
- the LOC113761447 gene encoding squalene synthase-like, whose translation is MRSLGAILKHPDDLYPLIKLKVAVMQAEKRIPPEPHWGFCYSMLHKVSRSFALVIQQLDTDLRDAICVFYLVLRALDTVEDDTNIATEVKVPILMAFHRHIYDREWHFACGTKDYKVLMDQFHHVSTAFLELGSSYQKVIEDITMRMGAGMAKFICKEVETTEDYDEYCHYVAGLVGLGLSNLFHASGKEDMASDSLSNSMGLFLQKVNIIRDYLEDINEIPKSRMFWPRQIWSKYVNKLEDLKYEENSDKAVQCLNDMVTNALMHAEDCLKYMSALRDPAIFKFCAIPQIMAIGTLALCYNNIEVFRGVVKMRRGLTAKVIDRTKSMSDVYGAFFDFSCMLKSKVDDNDPNAKKTKSRLEDILKICRDSGTLNKRKSYVLGSEPTFNPTMILIFVVMLAILLAYLSANRGNDM